One Dysosmobacter welbionis DNA segment encodes these proteins:
- a CDS encoding DeoR/GlpR family DNA-binding transcription regulator translates to MLNERQMSILTYITEHGEAKNTALQSLIGDCSMMTLWRDLTKLEQEGRIIRVRGGAIAAQSPMAGQEANFTCRAKQNVSAKEDIARIAADLVYPGHAYYLDAGSTILTLTYFLHEGSYTVVTSAANTAAELAQKNRYNITLLGGQVSGVTLSCSGPQAEQMLDGMNIDVAIMAASGYSFNGGFTSGSLQEAQLKQRVIRKAACTMMLMDCGKIGRSHPFTFASLDDVDVLVGDSMLTPEFVREAEAHNVRVFSVNDGLTPEERSAIMKELFAHKYR, encoded by the coding sequence ATGTTAAATGAACGACAAATGTCAATCCTTACCTATATTACGGAGCATGGTGAGGCAAAAAATACGGCGCTGCAGTCTTTGATCGGGGACTGTTCCATGATGACGCTCTGGAGGGATTTGACCAAGCTGGAGCAGGAAGGACGGATCATCCGCGTCCGCGGCGGTGCGATTGCTGCCCAGAGCCCCATGGCCGGACAAGAAGCGAATTTTACCTGCCGCGCAAAGCAGAATGTCTCTGCAAAAGAAGACATTGCCAGGATTGCCGCAGATCTGGTATATCCGGGCCATGCATATTATTTGGACGCGGGGTCCACAATTCTGACGCTGACCTATTTTCTGCATGAGGGCAGCTATACAGTGGTCACCAGCGCGGCCAACACAGCGGCAGAGCTGGCACAGAAGAATCGCTACAATATTACACTTTTAGGGGGACAGGTCAGCGGCGTGACGCTTTCATGCTCCGGACCGCAGGCTGAGCAGATGCTGGATGGCATGAACATTGATGTGGCGATCATGGCTGCCTCCGGCTATTCCTTTAATGGTGGTTTTACAAGCGGTTCATTACAGGAGGCACAGCTGAAGCAGCGGGTGATTCGGAAAGCAGCCTGCACAATGATGCTGATGGATTGTGGAAAGATCGGACGGAGCCATCCCTTCACCTTTGCATCGCTGGACGATGTAGATGTACTGGTGGGGGACAGTATGCTCACGCCTGAATTTGTGAGAGAGGCAGAGGCGCACAATGTCCGTGTATTCAGCGTCAACGATGGATTGACCCCAGAGGAGCGCAGTGCGATCATGAAGGAGCTGTTTGCGCACAAATACAGATAA
- a CDS encoding DUF2752 domain-containing protein, whose amino-acid sequence MQRGSMTDREAYPTAWITLAVLVLLYLLWRFALGAPTVSRCWVWEHWHVYCPGCGGTRALMALAQGRVGAALWYHTPVVITLALAAIYLFSQTAWRLRGKRGWVLRYDRRWPMVLVGLFLANCVVRNVLWLGLGVPL is encoded by the coding sequence ATGCAGAGAGGTTCTATGACAGACCGGGAGGCCTATCCGACCGCCTGGATCACCCTGGCGGTTCTGGTGTTGCTATATCTGCTATGGCGCTTTGCGCTGGGGGCACCCACTGTCAGCCGCTGCTGGGTCTGGGAGCACTGGCATGTCTACTGCCCGGGCTGCGGAGGGACACGGGCGCTGATGGCCCTAGCCCAGGGACGGGTGGGCGCGGCTCTCTGGTACCACACGCCGGTGGTGATCACGCTGGCCCTGGCAGCGATCTATCTGTTTTCTCAAACCGCGTGGCGGCTGCGGGGAAAGCGGGGCTGGGTCCTGCGCTATGACCGCCGCTGGCCGATGGTCCTAGTGGGGCTGTTCCTGGCCAACTGCGTGGTCCGGAACGTCCTGTGGCTGGGCCTCGGCGTCCCGCTGTGA
- a CDS encoding recombinase family protein, translated as MNQSNQIRKTALYCRLSQDDGIEGDSNSIQNQKAILQKFAEDHHFPSPCFYVDDGFSGGTFQRPAFQKMISDMENGEIGIIVTKDLSRLGRNQLHTGLYIEERFPMFGVRYIAINDNVDTDSSESNDLMPFKNLFNEWFIRDTSRKIRAVLKAKAERGERLGTRAPYGYRKDPGTKKLIVDDEAAAIVRRIFAMCASGSGPSQIARILKKEQILTPTMYAYTRYGITHTCLDTAHPYNWSDSAIANLLENEIYLGNTINMKHSSRSYKDKRRVEHPREECLVFENTHPAIITREVWDVVQRVRKNKRRLTKMEEQNKYSGLVFCADCGSNMVLHRAHTMSASYNHFTCRTYKKDGEACTGHYIRECVLDEVVLEDLRRVTAMAREHPEKFAAYIGSRQSTELQREIRRQEKELAAMRKRKAELDTIFKKLYEDSVLGRITTEQFQMLSGSYTEEQNQIAAGIPQKEMDIQRLRETVSGTDGFLDRAKRYTDIAELTLELLRLFIEKIVVHEKEVKWSKHAPQTVEIYYNGIGYVGSGRQDVEEAPEAPEPQQTQDTEKPRQAS; from the coding sequence ATGAATCAGTCAAACCAAATCAGGAAAACCGCTCTTTACTGCCGTCTCAGCCAGGACGATGGGATAGAGGGCGATTCGAACTCGATCCAGAATCAAAAAGCCATTTTACAGAAGTTCGCGGAAGATCACCATTTCCCCAGCCCCTGCTTCTATGTGGATGACGGTTTTTCGGGAGGAACCTTCCAAAGACCGGCGTTCCAGAAGATGATCTCAGACATGGAAAACGGCGAGATTGGGATCATTGTGACCAAGGATCTCAGTCGCCTCGGTAGAAATCAGCTTCACACGGGACTCTACATCGAGGAACGCTTCCCCATGTTCGGCGTCCGCTACATTGCCATCAATGACAATGTGGACACCGACAGCAGCGAGAGCAACGACCTCATGCCGTTCAAGAATTTGTTCAACGAGTGGTTTATTCGGGACACCAGCCGGAAGATCCGTGCGGTGCTGAAGGCCAAAGCGGAACGGGGCGAACGGCTGGGGACCAGAGCGCCTTACGGCTACCGAAAGGACCCAGGCACAAAAAAACTAATCGTGGATGATGAGGCGGCAGCTATTGTCCGCAGGATCTTTGCCATGTGCGCCAGCGGCAGTGGCCCCAGCCAAATTGCCCGCATTCTCAAGAAAGAGCAGATCCTGACGCCCACCATGTACGCCTACACCAGGTACGGCATCACGCACACCTGTCTGGATACAGCACATCCGTATAACTGGTCTGACAGCGCCATTGCCAATCTTCTGGAGAACGAGATCTATCTGGGCAATACCATCAACATGAAGCACAGCAGCAGATCCTACAAGGACAAGCGAAGGGTCGAACATCCAAGAGAGGAATGCCTGGTCTTTGAGAACACCCATCCCGCCATCATTACGCGGGAGGTCTGGGACGTGGTACAGAGAGTCCGTAAGAACAAGCGCCGTCTGACAAAGATGGAAGAACAAAACAAGTATTCCGGTCTTGTGTTCTGTGCTGACTGCGGCTCCAACATGGTGCTGCACCGGGCACATACCATGTCCGCCAGCTACAATCACTTTACCTGCCGCACCTACAAGAAAGATGGCGAAGCCTGTACGGGCCACTACATCCGGGAGTGCGTTCTGGATGAGGTGGTGCTGGAGGACTTACGGAGAGTAACGGCCATGGCACGGGAACATCCGGAAAAGTTTGCCGCCTATATCGGCAGCAGGCAGTCCACCGAACTTCAGCGGGAGATCCGCAGGCAGGAGAAAGAACTGGCCGCCATGCGGAAGCGGAAAGCTGAACTGGACACCATCTTCAAGAAGCTGTATGAGGATAGCGTGCTGGGCCGTATCACCACAGAGCAGTTCCAGATGCTTTCCGGCAGCTATACGGAAGAGCAGAATCAAATCGCCGCAGGTATCCCGCAGAAAGAGATGGACATCCAACGCCTGCGAGAAACGGTGAGCGGGACGGACGGTTTCCTCGATAGGGCAAAGCGGTACACGGACATTGCGGAGCTGACGCTGGAACTGCTGCGGCTGTTTATTGAGAAGATCGTGGTTCACGAGAAAGAGGTAAAGTGGTCTAAGCACGCACCGCAGACCGTGGAGATCTACTACAACGGCATTGGCTATGTCGGCAGTGGTCGGCAGGATGTGGAAGAAGCACCGGAAGCGCCGGAACCCCAGCAAACCCAGGACACAGAGAAGCCCCGGCAGGCATCGTAA
- a CDS encoding VanW family protein produces the protein MVDPNNRQLWPPIHRSWLRLRLGKLYYGGRRRLLWMSPRFHWAKQRQTERLPYMLISHATPLYRHLRGEDQELQENKVANLRLAVARLDGIVLYPGETFSYWRLIGKPTRRKGYRDGMVLFLGRIGSDVGGGLCQLSNLIFWMTLHTPLTVVERYRHSHDVFPDTNRTQPFGSGATCAYPHRDLMIRNDTEQPFQLCVQVGKQVLKGEWRAPAPPVCRYEIVERNHRMDQASWGGYVRHNELYRRIYDLEGGLLEEEFLFANDAIMMYSPLLPEES, from the coding sequence ATGGTAGATCCCAATAATCGACAGCTCTGGCCGCCCATTCACCGCAGCTGGCTGCGTTTGCGTCTGGGAAAACTCTATTACGGCGGACGGCGCCGTCTTCTGTGGATGTCGCCCCGGTTTCACTGGGCCAAACAGCGTCAGACGGAGCGCCTGCCGTATATGCTGATTTCACACGCCACACCCTTGTACCGCCATCTGCGAGGGGAGGATCAGGAACTCCAGGAAAACAAGGTGGCTAATCTCCGGCTTGCAGTGGCCCGGCTGGATGGGATTGTCCTGTATCCCGGCGAGACCTTCAGCTATTGGCGGCTGATCGGAAAGCCCACCCGCCGGAAGGGCTATCGAGACGGGATGGTGCTGTTTCTAGGCCGGATCGGCAGCGATGTGGGAGGCGGGCTGTGCCAGCTCTCCAATCTGATTTTCTGGATGACTCTCCACACGCCGCTGACGGTAGTGGAGCGGTACCGTCACTCTCACGATGTCTTTCCGGATACCAACCGGACCCAGCCCTTCGGCAGCGGCGCCACCTGCGCCTATCCCCACCGGGATCTGATGATCCGCAACGACACGGAACAGCCCTTCCAGCTCTGTGTCCAGGTGGGAAAGCAGGTTCTGAAGGGAGAGTGGCGGGCCCCGGCACCTCCGGTCTGCCGCTATGAGATCGTAGAGAGGAACCACCGGATGGACCAGGCATCCTGGGGCGGATATGTGCGGCATAACGAGCTGTACCGCCGCATCTATGACCTGGAGGGGGGCCTGCTGGAAGAGGAATTCCTCTTTGCAAATGACGCCATCATGATGTACAGCCCGCTTCTGCCGGAGGAGTCCTGA
- a CDS encoding dipicolinate synthase subunit DpsA codes for MNKTFGVIGGDRRQAELARLLAEEGRTVWTSGVAGCPDLPAQAAAADVVILPLPLCREDGILNSETEDLPTSALFRRFSPGQLLLAGQVRPAQQIEAENCGLTLVDYFQREELTVANAAATAESALQIAMEHLDRTLLGMECLVLGFGRIGKLLAYRLHGLGAHVTVTARKPADLAWIRAYGWQALETGRLDGALCDFGAVFNTVPSPVLGHLLLAQLPKGCLCVELASVQGIDLAAAEELGLPHVWARSLPGRMVPAAAAVAIRDAVDYILKERGDPV; via the coding sequence ATGAACAAGACCTTTGGCGTGATCGGCGGAGATCGGCGGCAGGCAGAGCTTGCACGGCTGCTGGCGGAGGAAGGGCGCACGGTCTGGACCAGCGGAGTGGCCGGATGCCCGGATCTGCCTGCGCAGGCAGCGGCGGCGGACGTGGTGATCCTTCCGCTGCCGCTCTGCCGGGAGGACGGGATACTAAACAGTGAGACGGAGGATCTGCCCACCAGTGCGCTGTTCCGCCGTTTCAGTCCCGGCCAGCTGTTGCTGGCAGGGCAGGTTCGTCCCGCCCAGCAGATAGAGGCTGAGAACTGCGGGCTGACGCTGGTGGACTACTTCCAGCGGGAAGAGCTGACCGTTGCCAACGCGGCGGCCACGGCGGAGTCGGCCCTCCAGATCGCTATGGAGCATCTGGACCGGACGCTCCTGGGGATGGAGTGTTTGGTGCTGGGCTTCGGGCGGATCGGAAAGCTGCTGGCCTATCGGCTTCATGGGCTGGGCGCCCATGTTACAGTCACTGCCAGAAAACCGGCGGACCTGGCTTGGATCCGTGCCTATGGCTGGCAGGCGCTGGAGACCGGACGCCTCGATGGTGCGCTGTGTGACTTCGGCGCCGTGTTCAACACGGTCCCCTCGCCCGTCCTGGGCCACCTGCTGCTGGCGCAGCTGCCGAAGGGCTGCCTGTGTGTGGAGCTGGCCTCCGTCCAGGGCATCGACCTAGCTGCTGCAGAGGAGCTGGGACTGCCCCACGTATGGGCCCGCTCCCTGCCGGGGCGGATGGTGCCTGCCGCAGCGGCGGTGGCTATCCGGGACGCAGTCGACTACATTTTAAAAGAACGAGGTGACCCTGTGTGA
- a CDS encoding RNA polymerase sigma factor has protein sequence MTLPEQERERFCQVLHHSRTSLYRLAFSITRNSSDAQEAVAEAVCRAYERYPQLREKEKLPRWLLKITANEARRLCQRRGRTVSLDDLPTEPAIPGRETGDDTLWQAVQTLPRDQREAVVLFYYEDLPTEEIARIVGTSPGAVRVRLSRAREKLRSILKEGDYG, from the coding sequence ATGACGCTGCCGGAGCAAGAGCGGGAGCGGTTCTGCCAAGTGCTGCATCACAGCCGGACCAGCCTGTACCGTCTGGCTTTCAGTATCACCCGGAACAGCAGCGATGCCCAGGAGGCGGTGGCAGAGGCAGTCTGCCGGGCCTATGAGCGGTATCCTCAGCTGCGGGAAAAGGAGAAGCTGCCCCGGTGGCTGCTGAAGATCACCGCCAATGAGGCCCGGCGTCTCTGCCAACGGCGAGGCCGGACAGTCTCTTTGGATGATCTGCCCACGGAACCGGCAATACCGGGCCGGGAGACGGGGGACGATACCCTTTGGCAGGCGGTGCAGACCTTGCCACGAGACCAGCGGGAGGCGGTGGTGCTGTTCTACTATGAGGACCTGCCCACAGAGGAGATCGCCCGGATCGTGGGGACGTCCCCGGGGGCGGTGCGGGTCCGGCTGAGCCGGGCACGTGAGAAGCTGCGGAGCATCTTGAAGGAGGGAGACTATGGATGA
- a CDS encoding dipicolinate synthase subunit B — protein sequence MRKERVGFAMCGSFCTHEKVLAELEKLVQLYETVIPIASEISAFTDTRFGTSDDLMERLEDLTGHEVLCDIPSVEPIGPKGLLDVLVIAPATGNTIAKLAAGITDTAVTMAAKAHLRNGRPVVIAMASNDGLAAGARNIGELLVRKNYYFVPFGQDNARAKPSSLVADFSKIPETVEAALRGEQIQPLLLR from the coding sequence GTGAGAAAAGAACGGGTCGGATTTGCGATGTGCGGCTCCTTCTGCACCCATGAAAAGGTGCTGGCGGAGCTGGAGAAGCTGGTGCAGCTGTATGAGACAGTCATCCCTATCGCGTCGGAGATCTCCGCCTTCACGGATACCCGCTTCGGGACCTCTGATGACCTGATGGAGCGGTTGGAGGATTTGACAGGGCATGAGGTGCTTTGTGACATCCCGTCTGTGGAGCCCATCGGTCCCAAGGGGCTGCTGGATGTTCTGGTGATCGCCCCGGCTACGGGGAATACCATAGCCAAGCTGGCGGCGGGCATCACGGATACGGCGGTTACGATGGCGGCCAAGGCCCATCTGCGGAACGGGAGGCCGGTGGTGATTGCCATGGCCAGCAACGACGGCCTGGCGGCTGGCGCCCGGAATATCGGGGAACTGCTGGTGCGGAAGAACTACTATTTCGTTCCCTTCGGGCAGGACAACGCCCGGGCGAAACCCAGTTCCCTGGTGGCGGACTTCTCCAAAATCCCGGAGACGGTGGAAGCCGCTCTGCGAGGCGAACAGATACAGCCGCTGCTGCTGCGATGA
- a CDS encoding carbohydrate kinase family protein has protein sequence MDVLCIGETLVDIITHPVSNTFFNNDSTNVQEILLKTGGDALNNSVDLAVIGNSVTYVGRIGSDVCGNYIMDICTRAGVDMSHTIRSETPHGKMNILIDEEGNRAFYYFPGVSREFTSADVDLSLLRQCKILQLSSTFHLPNFDGANGAASLLKMAQEIGVITSMDVTKDPTGRWNEILSPCYPYLDYFLPSEEQAMLLAGTEDVEAMADFFLKGGVKCVVIKLGSRGCFCKTAQLSFYCGCYDVPVVETTGAGDAFVAGFLSGVLRNGSMEDCVRLGAAASAHVIQCVGANTGIRDLKTLLAFIGTHPLEIRYTGK, from the coding sequence ATGGACGTTTTGTGTATTGGAGAAACTCTAGTAGATATTATCACCCACCCCGTATCTAACACCTTTTTTAACAACGATAGTACCAATGTACAGGAGATTTTGCTGAAGACCGGCGGTGATGCGCTGAACAATTCTGTAGATCTGGCAGTGATTGGGAACTCCGTAACCTATGTGGGCCGCATTGGGTCGGATGTGTGCGGGAATTATATTATGGATATCTGCACTAGGGCGGGAGTTGATATGAGCCACACAATCCGGTCAGAGACTCCACATGGTAAAATGAATATCCTCATTGACGAGGAGGGAAACCGGGCATTCTATTACTTTCCCGGTGTTTCAAGGGAGTTTACTTCGGCGGATGTGGATCTCTCCCTATTGCGGCAGTGCAAAATTCTCCAACTAAGCAGCACCTTCCATCTGCCCAACTTTGACGGAGCCAACGGGGCCGCTTCGCTGTTGAAAATGGCGCAGGAAATCGGTGTGATTACGTCCATGGATGTGACTAAAGACCCAACAGGACGGTGGAATGAAATATTATCCCCATGTTATCCTTACTTGGATTATTTTCTTCCCAGTGAGGAGCAGGCGATGCTGTTGGCGGGCACGGAAGATGTGGAAGCCATGGCGGATTTCTTCCTGAAGGGCGGCGTGAAATGTGTGGTAATCAAGCTGGGAAGCCGGGGCTGCTTCTGCAAAACGGCGCAGCTGTCCTTTTACTGCGGCTGCTACGATGTTCCGGTAGTGGAGACTACCGGTGCGGGAGACGCGTTTGTGGCAGGCTTTCTCAGCGGCGTCTTGCGGAACGGGTCCATGGAGGACTGTGTTCGCCTGGGGGCCGCTGCTTCCGCGCACGTTATTCAATGTGTCGGTGCCAATACGGGCATTCGGGATCTGAAAACGCTGCTGGCATTTATAGGGACGCATCCTCTTGAGATTCGATATACGGGGAAATGA
- a CDS encoding alpha-ketoacid dehydrogenase subunit alpha/beta: MSKQLFVDPREMRAPGKIEFTDILENQYQKTVKDEVGNFPREDLIRIYRDMCYIREFETMIQLIKTTGEYQGVPYNHPGPAHLGIGQEAAYVGQAYHLSINDFSFGSHRSHGEILARGLRAVETLPEEQLRSIMEDFDGGKILRVLGNSQLDIRALGRDFLLYGMTCETFGRENGFNRGLGGSMHAFFTPFGIYPNNAIVGGSGSIAPGAALYKLSNHKDGIVVCNIGDAATACGPVWEGMVFSSMDQIRTLWGDEFTGMPILFNIWNNSYGMGGQTNGETMGYQTPARIGAGLLPSQMYAERVDGYNPLAVIDAYARKKDIIKQHGPALLDVVTYRISGHSPSDSSSYRTKEEIEAWEAQDSILAYGKQLMEAGLCTQADLEAIRTGVAADMLRNMKLAIDETVSPRIDVFGKKPNAIGELMFSNQTVRSMDENRKAETLLPYEESPRAQAIAKKVRKGLDEKGNPVSKNKVYQIRDAIAEPILKKFYEDPTLIAFGEDVRDWGGAYAVYRGFTETLPYHRLFNSPISEAAIVGAAVGYAMSGGRVVAEIMYADFLGRAGDELFNQLSKWQSMSAGVLRMPVVIRMSVGSKYGAQHSQDWSALCAHIPGLKVVFPATPYDAKGMMQSALNGTDPVIFLESQRIYDMGERFHPEGVPEEEYEITLGEPDVKRCGTDVTILSIGATLYRAIEAADILQNQYGVSAEVIDARSLVPFQYEKVIESVKKTGRIVVTGDACERNSFMRNLASNITELAFDYLDAPPVVVGAKNWITPAHELEECFFPQPSWIVDAIHERILPLPGHVCSHNCTELEQLRENKYGI; this comes from the coding sequence ATGTCTAAGCAGTTATTTGTGGACCCCAGAGAAATGCGGGCACCCGGCAAAATTGAGTTTACTGACATTCTGGAAAATCAGTACCAGAAAACCGTTAAGGACGAAGTCGGAAACTTCCCCAGAGAGGATCTGATCCGAATCTATCGGGATATGTGCTATATCCGGGAATTTGAAACCATGATCCAACTCATCAAAACCACTGGTGAGTATCAGGGCGTTCCCTACAATCACCCCGGCCCGGCTCATTTGGGTATCGGACAAGAGGCCGCTTATGTAGGTCAGGCCTACCACCTGTCCATTAACGACTTCTCCTTTGGCTCTCACCGGAGCCACGGCGAAATTTTGGCCCGGGGCCTGCGAGCCGTAGAAACTCTGCCGGAAGAACAGCTCCGCTCCATTATGGAGGACTTTGATGGTGGAAAAATCCTCAGAGTTCTGGGAAACAGCCAGCTGGATATCCGGGCGCTGGGCCGGGACTTCCTGCTTTACGGCATGACCTGTGAGACCTTTGGCCGGGAAAACGGCTTTAACCGTGGTTTGGGCGGCAGCATGCACGCTTTCTTCACCCCCTTCGGCATCTATCCCAACAATGCTATCGTAGGCGGCTCCGGCTCTATCGCGCCCGGTGCGGCCCTCTATAAACTCTCCAACCACAAAGACGGCATCGTTGTCTGCAACATTGGTGATGCGGCCACCGCCTGCGGTCCCGTTTGGGAGGGCATGGTCTTCAGCTCCATGGATCAGATCCGCACCCTCTGGGGCGATGAGTTCACCGGTATGCCGATTCTGTTCAATATTTGGAACAACAGCTACGGTATGGGAGGTCAGACCAACGGTGAGACCATGGGCTATCAGACTCCCGCTCGGATCGGCGCCGGCCTGCTGCCCAGCCAGATGTACGCTGAGCGTGTGGACGGCTACAATCCGCTGGCTGTTATCGATGCTTATGCCCGGAAAAAGGACATTATCAAGCAGCACGGCCCTGCCCTGCTGGATGTAGTGACCTACCGCATTTCCGGCCACTCCCCCTCCGACTCCAGCAGTTACCGCACCAAGGAGGAGATTGAGGCCTGGGAGGCCCAGGATTCTATTCTGGCTTACGGAAAGCAACTGATGGAAGCTGGTCTTTGCACGCAGGCAGACTTAGAGGCTATTCGTACTGGCGTGGCGGCGGATATGCTTCGAAATATGAAACTGGCCATTGACGAGACTGTTTCCCCCCGCATTGATGTGTTTGGAAAAAAACCAAATGCTATCGGTGAACTGATGTTCTCCAATCAGACTGTCCGCTCCATGGATGAAAATCGCAAAGCGGAAACCCTGCTGCCCTATGAGGAATCCCCTCGGGCACAGGCCATCGCCAAAAAGGTCCGCAAGGGGCTGGATGAAAAGGGGAACCCTGTCAGCAAGAACAAGGTCTATCAGATCCGGGATGCCATTGCGGAGCCCATTCTAAAGAAATTTTACGAGGATCCCACTCTCATTGCTTTCGGCGAAGACGTTCGGGACTGGGGCGGTGCTTATGCGGTCTACCGCGGCTTCACGGAAACACTTCCCTATCACCGTCTATTCAACTCTCCCATTAGTGAAGCGGCCATTGTGGGTGCAGCCGTTGGCTATGCCATGAGCGGCGGTCGTGTGGTAGCGGAGATCATGTACGCTGATTTCCTCGGCCGCGCCGGCGATGAACTGTTCAACCAACTGTCCAAGTGGCAGAGTATGAGCGCCGGTGTGCTGCGGATGCCGGTGGTGATTCGAATGAGTGTAGGTTCCAAGTACGGTGCCCAGCACTCTCAGGACTGGTCCGCCCTGTGTGCCCATATCCCCGGCCTGAAGGTAGTCTTCCCCGCTACGCCTTATGACGCCAAGGGTATGATGCAGTCAGCACTGAACGGCACCGACCCTGTCATCTTTTTGGAAAGCCAGCGGATCTATGACATGGGCGAACGTTTCCACCCAGAGGGCGTTCCCGAGGAGGAATACGAAATCACGCTGGGTGAGCCGGACGTAAAACGCTGCGGCACGGACGTCACCATCCTCTCCATTGGAGCAACACTGTATCGCGCCATAGAGGCCGCCGATATTCTCCAGAATCAGTATGGCGTTTCCGCCGAGGTCATCGATGCCCGTTCCCTGGTCCCCTTCCAGTATGAAAAGGTCATCGAATCCGTGAAGAAAACAGGCCGCATCGTCGTCACCGGCGACGCCTGTGAACGCAATTCTTTCATGCGCAATCTGGCATCCAACATCACGGAGCTTGCTTTCGATTATCTGGATGCGCCCCCGGTCGTCGTGGGTGCGAAGAACTGGATCACCCCCGCCCACGAACTTGAGGAGTGCTTCTTCCCCCAGCCCTCCTGGATCGTGGATGCCATCCATGAGCGGATCCTGCCGCTTCCCGGCCATGTCTGCAGCCACAACTGCACGGAACTGGAGCAGCTGCGCGAAAACAAGTACGGCATCTGA
- a CDS encoding YjjG family noncanonical pyrimidine nucleotidase, protein MKFPYLLFDADDTLFDFPKAAARAFSAMCRSNGVPDTLDTRALYHRINQELWAAFDRGEVSKDYVTLERFVRFFQALKLPRDPDKCNRDYLTALGAGVYPLPHAEAVCRELVRRGHKLYIVTNAVASVQRSRLQGSVFADLITDAFISEDAGASKPDPAYYAYVRSRIPGLTPENGLVIGDSLSTDIRGANNAGLPCCWYNPAGKARPEDLRIDYEIRDLRELLDIV, encoded by the coding sequence ATGAAATTTCCCTATCTGCTCTTTGACGCGGATGACACCCTGTTCGACTTTCCAAAAGCCGCGGCCCGTGCCTTTTCCGCCATGTGCCGGAGCAACGGCGTTCCGGATACGCTGGATACCCGCGCCCTCTACCACCGGATCAACCAGGAGCTGTGGGCAGCCTTTGACCGGGGAGAGGTCTCCAAGGACTATGTGACGTTGGAGCGTTTTGTGCGCTTTTTTCAGGCGTTGAAGCTGCCGCGGGACCCAGACAAGTGCAACCGGGATTACCTCACTGCCCTGGGTGCCGGGGTCTATCCCCTGCCTCATGCGGAGGCGGTCTGCCGGGAACTGGTCCGCCGGGGGCACAAGCTGTACATCGTCACCAACGCTGTGGCCTCCGTCCAGCGCAGCCGCCTGCAGGGCAGTGTGTTCGCAGATCTCATCACGGACGCCTTTATTTCCGAGGACGCCGGAGCCTCCAAGCCGGACCCGGCTTATTATGCCTATGTCCGCTCCCGCATACCCGGCCTGACGCCGGAGAACGGTCTCGTGATCGGAGACTCCCTCTCCACAGACATCCGGGGCGCCAACAATGCCGGACTTCCCTGCTGCTGGTACAATCCTGCTGGAAAGGCCCGGCCGGAGGACCTGCGGATCGACTATGAGATCCGGGACCTGCGGGAGCTGCTGGATATTGTCTGA